Proteins from one Brevibacillus humidisoli genomic window:
- a CDS encoding ABC transporter substrate-binding protein, producing the protein MLNKKRFLGVQATMICLIMLLLLLTGCGGTESTVQHHSATEHTPAESNDKLTAESMPPAGEERTVKHAMGETKLSGTPQKVVVLTSEGTEALLALGVKPVGAVQSGLGDPWHDHIKDRMQGVEVLGDETQPNMELIASLKPDLILGNKVLHEKVYSQLSSMAPTVFSEDLAGDWKVNFRLYAEALNKKEEGDNILREFDQKVEQAKLRMGDKTKSKVSLVRFLPGKVRLYMKDTFAGVLLDQIGFARPASQDKDEFMEVISKERIRDMDGDILFYWVSDYDETKAAAEYKNEWMKDPLWQNLNVSKTNKVYQVDEVIWNTAGGVLAANLLLDELVTYFEAE; encoded by the coding sequence ATGTTGAACAAGAAACGCTTTTTAGGAGTTCAAGCAACGATGATTTGCTTGATTATGTTACTGCTGCTGTTGACAGGCTGCGGCGGAACGGAATCAACGGTACAGCACCATTCTGCTACCGAACACACACCTGCTGAGTCAAACGATAAACTGACAGCGGAGAGTATGCCGCCTGCCGGTGAAGAGAGAACTGTCAAACACGCGATGGGGGAGACAAAACTTAGTGGAACACCTCAAAAGGTTGTCGTCCTGACCAGTGAGGGAACGGAAGCTTTGCTCGCACTTGGTGTCAAACCAGTGGGAGCAGTGCAATCAGGATTGGGCGACCCCTGGCACGATCACATCAAAGACCGAATGCAGGGCGTAGAGGTATTGGGTGATGAAACACAGCCAAATATGGAGCTGATCGCCAGCTTGAAGCCCGACTTGATTCTGGGCAACAAGGTGCTTCATGAGAAAGTTTATTCCCAACTGTCCAGCATGGCGCCAACTGTCTTCTCGGAAGATTTGGCCGGTGATTGGAAAGTGAACTTTCGTCTCTACGCCGAAGCTCTTAACAAAAAAGAGGAAGGCGATAACATCCTGCGTGAGTTTGACCAAAAAGTTGAACAGGCGAAGCTCAGGATGGGTGACAAAACAAAGAGCAAAGTCTCGTTGGTTCGTTTCCTGCCCGGCAAAGTGCGTTTGTACATGAAAGATACGTTCGCCGGTGTGCTGCTGGATCAAATCGGCTTTGCACGTCCCGCTTCCCAAGATAAAGATGAATTTATGGAGGTAATATCGAAGGAGCGCATCCGCGATATGGATGGCGATATCTTGTTTTATTGGGTGTCTGATTACGACGAGACAAAAGCTGCCGCTGAATACAAAAACGAATGGATGAAAGATCCACTGTGGCAGAACCTGAATGTATCCAAAACCAACAAAGTGTATCAAGTGGACGAAGTGATCTGGAACACTGCTGGAGGCGTATTGGCGGCCAATCTGCTGCTCGATGAACTTGTAACGTATTTTGAAGCGGAATAA